GCCCGCACCATCCGTATTCCGGTGCACATGATCGAGACGATCAACAAGCTCAACCGTATTTCCCGGCAGATGTTGCAGGAAATGGGTCGCGAACCGACCCCGGAAGAGCTGGGCGAACGCATGGAAATGCCTGAGGACAAGATCCGCAAGGTATTGAAGATCGCTAAAGAGCCGATCTCCATGGAAACCCCGATCGGTGATGACGAAGATTCTCATCTGGGTGACTTCATCGAAGACTCGACCATGCAGTCGCCAATCGATGTCGCCACCGTTGAGAGCCTTAAAGAAGCGACTCGCGAAGTCCTGTCCGGCCTCACTGCCCGTGAAGCCAAGGTTCTGCGCATGCGCTTCGGTATCGACATGAATACCGACCACACCCTCGAGGAGGTTGGTAAGCAGTTCGACGTGACCCGTGAACGGATTCGCCAAATCGAAGCCAAGGCGCTGCGCAAGCTGCGCCACCCGACGAGAAGCGAGCATTTGCGCTCCTTCCTCGACGAGTGATCCACAGAACCCCCGGCCCAGGCCGGGGGTTTTGCTTTATTCAGATTTAATGCCCCGTACATCCCCCCCGCCGCATAGCCCGTCTACACTCGAAACATTCCCCCAAGCCATAACGAGACCGTTATGCCCAGATGGCCGACCGTGCTTTTTTTGCTGTCGCTGATGACCTGGACCGCAACGGCTGGCGCGTTGACTCTTACCGACGAAGAACGTAGCTGGCTGACGGCTCACCCGGAATTGCGCCTGGGCGTGGACGCGTCCTGGCCGCCGTTTGAATTTCGCGACGAACATGGGCGCTATCAGGGCCTGGCAGCGGACTACATCAACGTCATTCGTCAACGACTGGCCATCAAACTCACGCCCATCGAGCCGGTCAGCTGGACCGAAGTCCTGAAGCAGGCCAAACAAGGCAAGCTGGACATCTTGCCCGGCATCATGTCGACCCCCGAGCGCCAGACGTATCTGTCGTTCACCCGCCCCTATCTCGATTTTCCGATCGTCATCCTGGCTCACGTCGGAGGCCCCCAACCGCGCAAACTCGAAGACCTGTACGGGCTGAAGATCGCCGTGGTGGAAAACTATGCCCCCCATGAACTATTGCGCACCCACCATCCCGACCTGAATCTGGTGGCGATGCCCAACGTCAGCTCAGCGCTGCAGGCACTGGCCACCGACGCAGTGGACGCTGTAGTGGGCGATCTAGCCTCCAGTGTCTGGAGCCTGCGCCAGCTCAAGCTCGACGGGCTCTATGTCAGCGGTGAAACACCCTATCGCTACCAATTGGCAATGGCCGTGCCCCCAAACAACCAACTGCTGGTCAGCATCCTGGACAAAGTCCTGGCGGACATGACCTCGAGTGAAATCAGTGCCATCCAGGAACATTGGGTCGGTAACGTCCTGGACCATCGAACTTTCTGGTTCGACGTGCTGAGTTACGGCCTGCCGGGATTACTATTGCTGATGATCGTGCTGGCAGCGGTTATCCGGATCAACCGCCGACTCAGTTCGGAAATTGCCCGTCGGGTCGCTCTGGAACAGGAACTGCGCAGTAGCGAATACCATTACCGCGGACTGGTGGAGAGTCTTTCCGCCATCGCCTGGGAAGCGCAGATCAGCGATTTCACCTACAGCTACGTGTCACCCCACGCTCAGGACCTCCTAGGTTACCCTCTGTCCCACTGGCTGATTCCGGGCTTCTGGCGCAACATCATCCACCCTGCGGATCTGACCCGGGCCCAGACCTTTTGCGACCGCGAAGTAGCAGCCGGACGTGATCACAGCGTCGATTACCGGGTCATCACCGCTGACGGCCGCTGCCTGTGGGTCCGCGACATCGTCAGCCTGATTGAGCACGCCCATGAACCGGTACTGCGCGGGCTGATGATCGATATCAGCGAAGCCAAGCGTACCGAAGAGGCGCTGCGCCTGTCGGAGCAGAAGTTCGCTTCGGTGTTCCAGCAATGCCCGGATATTCTGGTGATCGCGCGGCTTTCCGACGGCTGTCTGCTGGAGGTCAACGAAGCGTTCGAAGAACAGATCGGCCTCAAGGCTGAAGATGTCATAGGCCAAACTGCCACCGACCTGAACATCTGGGGCGTACCCGGCGTGGGGCCGGGTTTGTTGCAGCGGTTACAGGCCGGCAGCATCCGCAATCTGGAAATGCCCTTTCGCCGCAGCAATGGCCAGGTGTTTACCGGCCTGATCTCCGCCGAGCCTTTCGATCTCGATACGACCCTGGCCCTGGTGGTCGTCGTACGGGACATCAGCCAGCTCAAGGAAACCCAGCAACAGTTGCAAACCTCCGAAGAGAAATTCGCCAAAGCCTTTCATGCTTCCCCCGATGGCTTGCTGCTGTCCCGGCAAAGCGACGGTTTGTTGTTGGAAGTCAACGAAGGTTTCAGCCGTATTACCGGTTTCAACAGTGCGATGTCCGTGGATAGATCGGCTCTGGATCTGGGGATCTGGGTCAACCTCAACGAGCGCAAGCAGATGCTCGAACTCTTGCACCGGGATGGTTTCGTCCGCGACTTCAGTTGCCACATCCGCCGCAAAGACGGGCAGATCCGGCTCTGTGAGGTCTCAAGCCGTCCGTTGCCTATTGGCGATGAAGACTGCATGTTGACCATCGCCCGGGACATTACCGAGCGACATCTGATGCAGGAGAAACTGCAGCAGGCCGCCACCGTGTTCGAGAGCACTGCCGAGGGCGTATTGATCACCGACACCCAACAGCACATCAGCGCGGTCAATCGTGCGTTCACCGAAATTACCGGCTACAGCGAGAGCGAAGCGCTGGGCCACACCCCTCGCCTGCTCGCCTCGGGCCTGCACGACAGTGCATTTTATGCGGCGATGTGGCATCAGTTGACCGCCGATGGACATTGGCAAGGCGAGATTTCCAACCGGCGCAAGAACGGCGAGCTCTACCCGAGCTGGCTGACCATCAGCGCAGTGCGCAACCGGGATAAATTCATCACCCATTTTGTTGCGGTGTTCGCGGACATTTCCAGCCTCAAGCACGCTCAAGCCAAACTCGATTACCAAGCGCACCACGATCCGCTGACGGGCCTGCCAAACCGCACGCTGTTCGAAAGCAGGCTATTGACCGCCCTGAACAGCCAGCAGGAAAACGGTGGCCA
The window above is part of the Pseudomonas sp. B21-048 genome. Proteins encoded here:
- a CDS encoding bifunctional diguanylate cyclase/phosphodiesterase; this translates as MPRWPTVLFLLSLMTWTATAGALTLTDEERSWLTAHPELRLGVDASWPPFEFRDEHGRYQGLAADYINVIRQRLAIKLTPIEPVSWTEVLKQAKQGKLDILPGIMSTPERQTYLSFTRPYLDFPIVILAHVGGPQPRKLEDLYGLKIAVVENYAPHELLRTHHPDLNLVAMPNVSSALQALATDAVDAVVGDLASSVWSLRQLKLDGLYVSGETPYRYQLAMAVPPNNQLLVSILDKVLADMTSSEISAIQEHWVGNVLDHRTFWFDVLSYGLPGLLLLMIVLAAVIRINRRLSSEIARRVALEQELRSSEYHYRGLVESLSAIAWEAQISDFTYSYVSPHAQDLLGYPLSHWLIPGFWRNIIHPADLTRAQTFCDREVAAGRDHSVDYRVITADGRCLWVRDIVSLIEHAHEPVLRGLMIDISEAKRTEEALRLSEQKFASVFQQCPDILVIARLSDGCLLEVNEAFEEQIGLKAEDVIGQTATDLNIWGVPGVGPGLLQRLQAGSIRNLEMPFRRSNGQVFTGLISAEPFDLDTTLALVVVVRDISQLKETQQQLQTSEEKFAKAFHASPDGLLLSRQSDGLLLEVNEGFSRITGFNSAMSVDRSALDLGIWVNLNERKQMLELLHRDGFVRDFSCHIRRKDGQIRLCEVSSRPLPIGDEDCMLTIARDITERHLMQEKLQQAATVFESTAEGVLITDTQQHISAVNRAFTEITGYSESEALGHTPRLLASGLHDSAFYAAMWHQLTADGHWQGEISNRRKNGELYPSWLTISAVRNRDKFITHFVAVFADISSLKHAQAKLDYQAHHDPLTGLPNRTLFESRLLTALNSQQENGGQGAVLFLDLDRFKHINDSLGHPVGDLLLKGIAVRLKEQLRDIDTVARLGGDEFIILLPGLQQSSDADNIATKLLNCFAAPFQAGEHEFFISASIGTSLYPKDGCDVATLVKNADAAMYRSKAKGRNRVESYTCDLTAQASERVALEHELRRAIERNELLLYYQPKISLDDHRVVGAEALIRWHHPTFGDVPPEHFIPLAEENGMILQIGDWVLETACRQMYEWNQVYECLGPLSVNLAGAQLRQPNLLGRIEQLLKDNHLNPGFLQLEITENFIMSQAEEALTVLHQLKRLGVQLAIDDFGTGYSSLSYLKRLPLDILKIDQSFVRGLPDDPHDAAIVRAIIALGRSMQFTVIAEGVETQAQQQFLTAEGCEQIQGYIVSLPLPADEFAATFLRTAILDFSDSTAEKPSL